CTCGTACATCGAGGAGTTGGGGCTAGGTCCTGTCCGGGCGATCTCTGCCGGGCCCGGACAGGACCTAGACACCACCGGCGAGGCCCCGCTCCTGATCATGATGGTCGGCAACGAGCGGCCCGCCCCCGCCGACTTCCGGTACGAGATCGCCTGAGCCGATGACCTATCCGGAGGGGGACAGGGATGCCTGACCAGGTGTACCAGACGCACGACCAGGACCCGAGACGCGCGTTCATGCTGCGCGTCGCCGGGCTGCCGATCGACACCGTGCGCGCCCTGCGCTGCCCGGCGAGCCGCCGTTGGGCGGACACCGTGCTCGCCGAGGAGGAGCGGCTGCGGGCGGCGGGGGAGCGCGTCGGCGATCTGCTGCACGACCTCGTCGGCCGCACCGGCGACGGCGCGGACGCCGGGCCCGGTGAGGCCGCCGACCGCCGCGCGCTGCTGAAGCTGCGCCGTGAGGTGTTCAACAACCGGCTCCCCCAAAAGCCGGACGGAGCACTGGAGTTGGTGGCCGGGCGCGATACGCCGACGGGCGAGGCCCTGTCGCGCTGGCTGCTCGACCGCCGGGAGCTGGCCGCACTGCGGGCCACCGGCGCGGCGTTGTTCACGGGCGAGAGCGCCGAGGCGCGCGCCGCGCTCCGCGACCTCGCGGGCGAGGACCGCCTGCGCAAGGGGCTGCTGCTGGCCTCGCCGACGCTCGACGCGCAGATCGACGCCTTCGTCACGCAGGGAGAGGGCAAGCCCGACAAGCGCCGCAGGAAGATTGAGCGCTCCCTGCTGTCGTACCTCTACCGCACCGTCTGCAAGACCAGCCCCTTCTCGACGTTCACCGGCGTCGCCCTCGGTGAGTTCGAGGACGGGCCGGCCGGGGACGGCGGCTTCGAGGTGCGCGTCGCCGATGAGTGGACCGGGCACGCGCGGCTCAACGTCGTCGCGCTGGGCCGGCTCGCCGAGTGTGTGATCGCCGATCCCGTACGCCGCGCGGATCTGCCCGTCGCCCCCGCGTCCGGCTGGGGCAGGGACCACGACCGGGTGCGTTACGTACGCCGCTGGGTCACCACCGGCGACGACGACACGGCCGTCACCTTCGACGCGGTGAAGGACCGGCTGTTCTTCCTGCGCCGCAGCGGCACGCTGGAGCGGCTGCTCGACTTCTTCGAGGAGCGTCCGGCCCTGCGCTACGGCGAGTTGGCGGCCTGGCTGGCGGACGACGCGGGCGCCGGGGCCGACGAGGCCGAGCGGTATCTCGCCGCGCTGCTGGACCTGGGCATGGTGCAAGTACCCGCGCTGCGTACGGCGGTTCACGACACCGACCCGCTGCGCGCCTTCCAGCGCTCCCTGCGCGAGCTCGGCCGGCCGTGGGCCACGGAGCTGGCCGGGCGGCTCGACGAGGCCGTGGCGCTGACCGACCGGTTCGCCGGCGCCGGGCCGGCCGAGCGCCGCCAGGTGCTCGCCGCGCTCAGGGCCACGCTCCAGGACATCCAGTCCGGGCTCGGCGCCGGGAAGGCGCGCGTGCCGCAGACCCTGCTGTACGAGGACGCTGCGGCCGGACGCGAGACGGCGATGGGCCTCGGCGCGTGGCGCGAGCTGACGGCGGGGCCGCTCAGCAGGGTGGAAGGCGTGCTCCCCGCCTTCGACCTGACGCTGCCTCAGCGTGTCACGTTCAAGGGCTTCTTCCTCGCGCGATACGGACAGGGCGGGCGCTGCGGCGATCTCCTCAAGCTGGTGCACGACTTCCACGAGGACTTCTTCGACCAGTACATGACGTTCACCGGGAGCCGGACCACCTTCGACGCGGACGGGCGGTACGTGCCCGAGGTGAACTGGCTCGGGCTGCCGCAGCTCAAGGCCATCGACACCGCGCGGCAGCTGTTCGCCGAGCGGATGCGCGCCCTCTGGGCCTCGGAGGGCGACAGCGACGAGATCGACCTCGACACCGGTTTCCTCGCCGATGTGGCCGCCGAACTCGCCCCGGCCGTACCGAAGTTCGCCCCCATGAGCCACCACATCCAGCTCGCCGACCGCCCGCACGACCCACTGGTCGTTCTCAACCGCTCCTACGGCGGACTGTCCTTCCCGTTCAGCCGCTTCACCCAGTGCTTCGACGGGCTCGACACCGCCCTGCTGGCCGGCGCGGCCCAAGTGCGGCCGCCGGGCGCGGTGTTCGCCGAGGTCACCGGCGGTCCGGTCACCAGCAATCTCAATCTGCACGGGCGGCTGACCGAGTACGAGATCGTCTGCCCCGGCGAGACCGGCACGCTGCCGGAGGAGTACCGCATCGACCTGCACGACCTGTTCATCGAGCACGACGAGACCGCCGACCGGCTGGTGCTGCGCTCGACCCGGCTCGGCCGCGAGGTCGTCCCCGTCTACCTCGGCTATCTCGTCCCGCTCGCCCTGCCCGAACTGCCCCGCACCCTGCTGCTCCTCTCGCCGACCTCGATGGCCCCGCTGAACGTGTGGGGCGGGGTCCCGGAGGGCGAGCCCGTGGGAGGTGTCAGCCGCAGGCCGCGCGTGCGCCACGGCAGCGTCGTCCTGAGCAGGCGCAGCTGGAGCGCGCCCGCCGCGGAGCTTCCGCTGCACGCGCCGGGGGTCTCCGACGACGAATGGTTCCTCGGCTGGCACCGCTTCCGCCGGGCGACCGGGCTGCCCGACCGGGTCTTCGTGACCGTCTCGGACAGCGGGGCCCGCGGCGCGACGGGCGCGAAGCCGCAGTATCTGGACTTCGACAGCGCCCTCTCGCTCGCCGCGTTCGAGGCGCTGCTCAAGACGGCCGGGGCGCGCGTCGTCTTCCGCGAGATGCTGCCGGACGAGGACGGCCTGCACGCCGTCTCCGGCCGGGGCCGTCATGTCGCCGAACTGGCCGTGGAAACGCTGGCCGGCGCGCCTCCCCTTCGCAGAGAACTCGTATCCGCACGGAGGGATGCCTCATGACCGGCACCGCACCCGTTCCCGGCACCGCACCCGTCCCCGGCGACTGGCAGGCCACGCACGTCTTCTACGCCGCCAACCCCCGGCCCTTCCTGCTCCAGTGCGTGCGCCCGCTCGTCGCCGAGCTGGAGGCCGAAGGCCTGATCGACACCTACTTCTTCATGAACTACTGGCTCGAAGGCCCGCACGTACGGCTGCGGATCAAGCCCATCTCCGAGGCTGTCGCCGCCACCGTGCGCACCCGCACCGAGCAGGCCGTCGACGCCTTCCTGGCCGAGCGGCCCGCGCTGTACGAGGTCGACTCCGGCTTCCTCAACGACTTCTACAACACGCTCTTCGAGATCGAGTTCCCCGGCAGCGAGCGCGGCCACTACATGGACGACCAGGGCCGGATGAATCTGCGCCCCAACAACTCGCGCAGCGCCGAGCCGTACGAGCCGGAGTACGGCAAGTACGGCGGCCCCGCCGGGATCGAGCTCGCCGAGTGGCACTTCAGGCACTCCAGCGATCTCGTCATCGAGGCCCTGCGGACGAAGAACCTGCACCTGCGGACCGTGCTGCTCGGCACGTCCGCGCAGCTGATGATGGTGATGGCCGGGACCTTCCTGCCCGACGACCGGGAGCTGACCGAATACCTGGAGAGCTACTACGAGTTCTGGCACACCGCGTTCCCCGGCACCGGCTTCATCGGCACCGTCGAGTACGACAAGAACTACGCGGCGATGGCCCCCGGCCTCACCGACCGGTTCGCCCGCATCAGGTCGGCCGTCGGCGCGGGTGAGCCCGGCAGGCTGCCCGCCTTCCTCGCGGGCTGGGCCGAGCACTGCGCCGAACTGAACCGGCGCGCACGGGAGTTGACGCTGGCCGGCGAGCTGGTCTTCCGGTCCTGGGACGGGGAGCGGGACGAGCGCGTGAGTGACCCGGCGGTCGCGCTGCCGCTGCTGCTCTCCCCGTACATGCATATGACGAACAACCGGCTGCATGTCACCATCCGCGACGAGGCCTATCTCTCGCACGTGCTGGGCCGGACACTGCGGGAGGCGGTGGCCGCCCCGTGACCGCGCCCACGGACCGCCGCGCGAAGGACGGTCGCCCGACGGACCGCTACCGGCCGTCCCTGCGCCCCGGCGTGCTGGTCAGCGACGCGTTCCTGCTCGGCGCGCGGACCGTGCATCTGGTGAAGAACCCCCGGAGCGGCAAGTCGTACGAGGTCGGGGTCAAGGAACACTTCCTGATCGCGCGCATGGACGGCACGCGGGGTCTGGACGAGCTGGGCGCCGAGTACGCGGCGGAGTACGGCAAGCGCCTGGGCGACGCCAACTGGCAGCAGCTGCTGGGCATCCTGGGGGTCCGGGGACTGCTGGCGGGCGGCCCCGCGAGCGCGCGGACCGAGACCGCCGACACCGCCGATGAACCGCCGCCGAAGCCCCGGCGCACCCTGCTGCGCGGCACGCTCCCCCTCGTCGCCGACGCCGACGCGACGGCCGAACGGCTCCACCGCGCCGTCGGCTTCCTGCTCGCCGCGCCCTTCATGGTCCCGCTGCTGCTCCTGATCACCGCCATGGAAGTGGTCGCCGTCGCGCGGCTCGGCGAGCTCGTCGACGGGGCGGTGGCGCTCTTCACCAACCCGGTCCTGCTCGCCGGCGCCGCCGCGCTGCTCTGGTTCAGCACGGCGCTGCACGAACTGGCCCACGGGGTGGTGGCGAGACGCTACGGCGGGCAGGTGGCCGAGATCGGACTGCGCTGGCGCCTGCCCGTCGTGATCATGTACTGCACGGTCGACAACTACCAGTATCTGCGGACCCGTTGGCACCGGATCGCGACGGCCGTCGCGGGCGCGGTGATGAATCTGGCCGTCCTGCTGCCGTTCTGCGCGGTGTGGCTGTTCGCGCCGGTGGACGACGCGACCGGCGAGGCGCTGGCCGGGCTGCTGCTCCTCGGCAGTGCGCAGGCGCTGGCCATGCTCGTACCGTTCCCGCCGCTCGACGGCTACAAGATCGCCGCGCAGCTGTGCGGCGCGACCGGACTCGCCGCGTCCAGCAAGGAGTACGTACGGCTGGCCGTGCGGCGCGATCCGGCGGCGAAGGCGTACCCGCGCCGGGCCCGTACCGCCTATCTCGCCTACACCGTCGGCTCGTCGCTCGTACTCGCCCTGATCCTCGCGGCGGTCGCCGCCCTGATCGTCCGTCTCTTCGCCGCGTAGCCCGGCACACCGTCCCGCTTCCAAGGAGACCCGCATGACCCCCACACCCACCGGCACCGAAGGACCCGCCGTCGTCCTCGACACGATCCACAAGCGGTACGGGGAGAAGCGCGCGGTCGACGGCATCTCGCTGACCGTGCCGCGCGGCGAGTTCTTCGGTCTGCTCGGGCCCAACGGCGCGGGCAAGACGACCCTGGTCGAGATCATGGAAGGGTTGCGCCGCCCCGACTCGGGCACGGTCACCGTCCTCGGCCGGCACCCCTGGCCGCGCGACCCGGAGCTGCTGCCCCGGCTCGGCGTACAGACCCAGTCGTCCGCCTTCTTCGTACGGCTCACGGCGCGCGAGCACCTGGAGACGGTCGCCGCGCTCTACCGGGCCGACCGGGAGGCGGCCGGGCGCTCCCTGGCCGCCGTCGGCCTCACCGACCAGCGCGACGTGCGCGTCGACGACCTCTCCGGCGGCCAGCGCCAGCGCCTGGCCATCGCGTCCGCGCTCGTCCACGACCCCGAACTGATCTTCCTCGACGAGCCGACGGCCGCACTCGACCCGCAGGCCCGCCGCGCGCTGTGGCAGGTGCTGCGCGCGCTCAAGGGCGCCGGCCGGACCATCGTCTACACCACGCACCACCTGGACGAGGCCGAGGCGCTCTGCGACCGCGTCGCGATCGTCATCGACGGCCGGATCGTGGCGCTGGACACACCGGGCAAGCTCGTCGCCGCCAGCAGCTCGGTCACCCGTCTGCTCGTCCCCGCCGACCGGCTCTCGCTCACCGACGCGCGGGCCATCCCCGGAGTGCTGCGGGCCACCGAGGACGGCGACCTGATCGTGCTGGAGACCGAGGACTCGGGCCCGGTGCTCTCCGCGGTCGACGCGCTCGCCGGACTGCACGGCGTCCAGACGCGCACCGCGAGCCTGGAGGACGTGTACCTCGAACTGACCGGCAGCCCGCAGTCCTAGGGCATGTCCGACGCGCGAGCCGAGAACCGAGAGACGGAGCAACGACCATGAGCACCACGAGCGCATCGGGCACCCAGCCCACGACACCGGCGGCACGCACACGCGCCATGAGCGCCTACTCCGCGCTGAGCCAGGCGGGTTACAAGGCGTACACGCGCGACAAGACCACCCTGTTCTTCACCTTCGCCTTCCCCCTCCTCTTCCTCGTCGTCTTCGGCCTGATCTTCCACGGCATGACCGTCGAGGAGAGCGGTCGCCCGTACATCAACTACATCGCGCCCGGCGTGCTGTCGTGGGGTGTCGCCAACGCCGCCGTCTTCGGCGTCGGGTTCGTCATCATGCAGTGGCGCCGCGACGACATCCTGCGGCTGATCCGGATGACGCCGACGCCGCTGCCCACCATCCTCGGCTCCCGCTACGTGCTGGCGCTGGCCATCGGCACCGTGCAGGCCGCGATGTTCGTCCTCGTCGCGATGCTGCCGTTCTTCGGTCTCGAACCGGCCGGGAGCTGGCCGCTGGCGCTGCCGGTGCTGTTCCTCGGCATCACCGCGTTCCTCGCGGTCGGCGTGATCGTCGGCTCGTTCGCGAGGACTCCGGAGGCGGTCGCCGCCGTCGCCAACTGCCTGATGGTGCCGATGGCGTTCCTGTCCGGCTCGTTCTTCCCGCTCGACGCCATGCCGGGCTGGATGCAGAACGTGTCCCTGGTGCTGCCGCTGCGCTACTTCAACGACGGCATCTCCGCCGCGATCACCGGTGACGGCGGCGGGGGAGACATCCTGGTGGCCTGCGGCGGCGTCACCGCCTTCGCCGTCGTCTTCGGCGCGATCGCGCTGAAGACCTTCCGCTGGAGCGACCAGTCATGACGACAGCGACCGCCACAGGTGCGCCGGGGGTTGCCGACGGCAGCCCCCTGGAGCGCGCCCGTGCCCGCCTCCAACAGGCCCTGACCGTACGGTACGAGGCCGCCGGCCCGCGCACGGCGGAGCTGCCCGCGCCGCTCGTGGTGCCCCTCGGCGGCGCCGACGTCCTCGGCTTCGGGCACCCCGACCCGTACGCAGCCGTGCGCCCGGCGGCCAACGTCCAGCTCACCTCCCGCGCCGCCCTCGTCGGGCCCTGGGGTGGCGACACCGGGCCCGCCTGCGGCCAGTGCCTCGCCATGCGCTGGCAGCGGCTGCGCAGCCGCTCCGAGCGGGAGGCGCTGGAGCTGGGCCACGAACCGCGCGGCGCCGCCGACTGGCCGCTGCTCACGGACTACGCCGTGGACGCGGTCTGGGCGGCGTATCTCGCCGTCCGTACGGGGGAGTTCACCCCGCCCGCCACCGCCGCCGCCGACCGCGAGCTGCCCCAGGTCACCCGCGTCGACCTCGGCACCCTCGCCACCGCGACGTTCCCGCTGCTGCCCGAGCCGCTCTGCCCCTCCTGCGTCCCCGAGCGCCCCGACACCGCGAACGCCGCGCGCATGCGTCTGACGGCCCGGCCCAAGCCGGACCCCGCCGACTACCGGCTGCGCCCCCTCGGCGCGTACCGGCTGCCGACCGCCGCGCTCGCCAACCCCGTCTGCGGGGCGCTCGGTTCGGACACCTGGATCAACCCCGCCTCCACGACGACGGCGCCCGTCGCCGGCACGCACTTCGTCCGCGGTTACGCCGGCCTCAACGACGTCACCTGGAGCGGGCAGGCCAACAGCTACTCCACCAGCCGGAGATTGGCCTTCCTGGAGGGACTTGAGCGGTACGCGGGCACCCACCGGCGCCGCGGTACGAGCCCGGTCGTCGACTCGTACAACAACCTCGCCCACGACGCGCTGAACCCGGCGGACTGCGGCTTCTACGCGGACGCGACATACGAGAAGGACCATCTGGTCAGCCCGTTCGACCCGGACCGGCCGATCCCCTGGGTGTGGGGCCACTCGCTGCGCGACGAGCGCCCGATCCTCGTCCCGGCACGGCTGGCGCACTACAGCGCGGGCGTCGACGCCGACAACTTCGTCTTCGAGTGCTCCAACGGCTGTGCCACCGGCGGCAGTCTGGAGGAGGCGATCCTCTTCGGGCTGCTGGAGCTGATCGAACGCGACGCGTTCCTGCTCGCCTGGTACGGCCGCGCCCGGCTCACCGAGATCGACCTCGGCTCGTGCCGGGGCGGCGCGATCCGCACCATGCTCGACCGGGCCGCGCTGCACGGCTACGACGTGCACGCCTTCGACACCCGGATGGACCTCGCCGTACCCGTCGTCACCGCCCTCGCTGTCCGGCGCGACGGCGGTCTCGGCACGCTCTCCTTCAGCGCCGCCGCCGGCTTCGACCCGGAGGGCACCGTCGACGCGGCCCTCTCCGAAGTCCTCACCTACATCCCCCACTTGCCCTACCAGGTCGCCGAACGCGAAGGCGAGCTGCGCGAGATGGCCGGTGACTACCGCAAGGTCCTGCACCTCAAGGACCACGCGCAGCTGTACGGCCTGCCGGAGATGACGCACCACGCGCGCGAGTACCTGGAGCCGACGGCCGTGCGCCCGCTGGCGGAGACGTACGCCGACTGGGCCCCGGTCCGCCCGCGCACCGGCGATCTGCTGGACGATCTGCGGCTGCTGCGCGACGAGTTGGCGGGCGCCGGGTACGACGTGATCGCCGTCGACCAGACGACGCCGGAGCAGCGGC
The nucleotide sequence above comes from Streptomyces sp. NBC_01716. Encoded proteins:
- a CDS encoding lantibiotic dehydratase; its protein translation is MPDQVYQTHDQDPRRAFMLRVAGLPIDTVRALRCPASRRWADTVLAEEERLRAAGERVGDLLHDLVGRTGDGADAGPGEAADRRALLKLRREVFNNRLPQKPDGALELVAGRDTPTGEALSRWLLDRRELAALRATGAALFTGESAEARAALRDLAGEDRLRKGLLLASPTLDAQIDAFVTQGEGKPDKRRRKIERSLLSYLYRTVCKTSPFSTFTGVALGEFEDGPAGDGGFEVRVADEWTGHARLNVVALGRLAECVIADPVRRADLPVAPASGWGRDHDRVRYVRRWVTTGDDDTAVTFDAVKDRLFFLRRSGTLERLLDFFEERPALRYGELAAWLADDAGAGADEAERYLAALLDLGMVQVPALRTAVHDTDPLRAFQRSLRELGRPWATELAGRLDEAVALTDRFAGAGPAERRQVLAALRATLQDIQSGLGAGKARVPQTLLYEDAAAGRETAMGLGAWRELTAGPLSRVEGVLPAFDLTLPQRVTFKGFFLARYGQGGRCGDLLKLVHDFHEDFFDQYMTFTGSRTTFDADGRYVPEVNWLGLPQLKAIDTARQLFAERMRALWASEGDSDEIDLDTGFLADVAAELAPAVPKFAPMSHHIQLADRPHDPLVVLNRSYGGLSFPFSRFTQCFDGLDTALLAGAAQVRPPGAVFAEVTGGPVTSNLNLHGRLTEYEIVCPGETGTLPEEYRIDLHDLFIEHDETADRLVLRSTRLGREVVPVYLGYLVPLALPELPRTLLLLSPTSMAPLNVWGGVPEGEPVGGVSRRPRVRHGSVVLSRRSWSAPAAELPLHAPGVSDDEWFLGWHRFRRATGLPDRVFVTVSDSGARGATGAKPQYLDFDSALSLAAFEALLKTAGARVVFREMLPDEDGLHAVSGRGRHVAELAVETLAGAPPLRRELVSARRDAS
- a CDS encoding lantibiotic dehydratase C-terminal domain-containing protein, translating into MTGTAPVPGTAPVPGDWQATHVFYAANPRPFLLQCVRPLVAELEAEGLIDTYFFMNYWLEGPHVRLRIKPISEAVAATVRTRTEQAVDAFLAERPALYEVDSGFLNDFYNTLFEIEFPGSERGHYMDDQGRMNLRPNNSRSAEPYEPEYGKYGGPAGIELAEWHFRHSSDLVIEALRTKNLHLRTVLLGTSAQLMMVMAGTFLPDDRELTEYLESYYEFWHTAFPGTGFIGTVEYDKNYAAMAPGLTDRFARIRSAVGAGEPGRLPAFLAGWAEHCAELNRRARELTLAGELVFRSWDGERDERVSDPAVALPLLLSPYMHMTNNRLHVTIRDEAYLSHVLGRTLREAVAAP
- a CDS encoding M50 family metallopeptidase, with translation MTAPTDRRAKDGRPTDRYRPSLRPGVLVSDAFLLGARTVHLVKNPRSGKSYEVGVKEHFLIARMDGTRGLDELGAEYAAEYGKRLGDANWQQLLGILGVRGLLAGGPASARTETADTADEPPPKPRRTLLRGTLPLVADADATAERLHRAVGFLLAAPFMVPLLLLITAMEVVAVARLGELVDGAVALFTNPVLLAGAAALLWFSTALHELAHGVVARRYGGQVAEIGLRWRLPVVIMYCTVDNYQYLRTRWHRIATAVAGAVMNLAVLLPFCAVWLFAPVDDATGEALAGLLLLGSAQALAMLVPFPPLDGYKIAAQLCGATGLAASSKEYVRLAVRRDPAAKAYPRRARTAYLAYTVGSSLVLALILAAVAALIVRLFAA
- a CDS encoding ABC transporter ATP-binding protein, which produces MTPTPTGTEGPAVVLDTIHKRYGEKRAVDGISLTVPRGEFFGLLGPNGAGKTTLVEIMEGLRRPDSGTVTVLGRHPWPRDPELLPRLGVQTQSSAFFVRLTAREHLETVAALYRADREAAGRSLAAVGLTDQRDVRVDDLSGGQRQRLAIASALVHDPELIFLDEPTAALDPQARRALWQVLRALKGAGRTIVYTTHHLDEAEALCDRVAIVIDGRIVALDTPGKLVAASSSVTRLLVPADRLSLTDARAIPGVLRATEDGDLIVLETEDSGPVLSAVDALAGLHGVQTRTASLEDVYLELTGSPQS
- a CDS encoding ABC transporter permease, coding for MSAYSALSQAGYKAYTRDKTTLFFTFAFPLLFLVVFGLIFHGMTVEESGRPYINYIAPGVLSWGVANAAVFGVGFVIMQWRRDDILRLIRMTPTPLPTILGSRYVLALAIGTVQAAMFVLVAMLPFFGLEPAGSWPLALPVLFLGITAFLAVGVIVGSFARTPEAVAAVANCLMVPMAFLSGSFFPLDAMPGWMQNVSLVLPLRYFNDGISAAITGDGGGGDILVACGGVTAFAVVFGAIALKTFRWSDQS
- a CDS encoding TOMM precursor leader peptide-binding protein, producing MTTATATGAPGVADGSPLERARARLQQALTVRYEAAGPRTAELPAPLVVPLGGADVLGFGHPDPYAAVRPAANVQLTSRAALVGPWGGDTGPACGQCLAMRWQRLRSRSEREALELGHEPRGAADWPLLTDYAVDAVWAAYLAVRTGEFTPPATAAADRELPQVTRVDLGTLATATFPLLPEPLCPSCVPERPDTANAARMRLTARPKPDPADYRLRPLGAYRLPTAALANPVCGALGSDTWINPASTTTAPVAGTHFVRGYAGLNDVTWSGQANSYSTSRRLAFLEGLERYAGTHRRRGTSPVVDSYNNLAHDALNPADCGFYADATYEKDHLVSPFDPDRPIPWVWGHSLRDERPILVPARLAHYSAGVDADNFVFECSNGCATGGSLEEAILFGLLELIERDAFLLAWYGRARLTEIDLGSCRGGAIRTMLDRAALHGYDVHAFDTRMDLAVPVVTALAVRRDGGLGTLSFSAAAGFDPEGTVDAALSEVLTYIPHLPYQVAEREGELREMAGDYRKVLHLKDHAQLYGLPEMTHHAREYLEPTAVRPLAETYADWAPVRPRTGDLLDDLRLLRDELAGAGYDVIAVDQTTPEQRRMGLHTVSTTVPGLLPLDFGWTRQRALLMPRLRTALRAAGRRGDDLPEPEIKAVPHPFP